Proteins encoded in a region of the Acipenser ruthenus chromosome 11, fAciRut3.2 maternal haplotype, whole genome shotgun sequence genome:
- the LOC117426192 gene encoding rho-related GTP-binding protein RhoE, with amino-acid sequence MKERRQSQKLFNTSGMDPNQSVKCKIVVVGDSQCGKTALLHVFAKDCFPENYVPTVFENYTASFEIDTQRIELSLWDTSGSPYYDNVRPLSYPDSDAVLICFDISRPETLDSVLKKWKGEIQEFCPNTKMLLVGCKSDLRTALSTLVELSNHRQTPVSYDQGSNMAKQIGAPYIECSSLQSENSVRDIFHVATLACVNKTNKNVKRNKSTRATKRISHMPSRPDLSAVTSELRKDKAKSCTVM; translated from the exons atGAAGGAAAGAAGACAAAGCCAGAAACTATTTAATACATCCGGGATGGATCCTAACCAGAGTGTAAAGTGTAAAATAGTAGTGGTGGGAGATAGCCAGTGTGGAAAAACTGCTTTACTTCACGTGTTTGCTAAGGACTGCTTTCCTGAG AACTACGTCCCTACAGTGTTTGAGAATTACACAGCCAGTTTTGAAATCGACACTCAGAGAATCGAACTGAGTCTCTGGGACACTTCAG GGTCTCCTTACTATGACAACGTGCGGCCTCTCTCCTACCCAGACTCTGATGCTGTTCTCATTTGCTTTGATATAAGCAGGCCCGAAACCCTTGACAGTGTCTTAAAGAAG tggaaaGGTGAGATCCAAGAGTTTTGTCCTAATACAAAAATGTTACTAGTGGGATGCAAGTCTGATCTCCGCACCGCTCTCAGCACGCTAGTAGAGCTGTCCAATCACAGACAAACGCCAGTATCGTACGATCAG GGTTCCAACATGGCCAAGCAGATTGGAGCACCATACATAGAGTGTTCATCTTTGCAGTCGGAGAACAGCGTAAGGGACATTTTTCATGTGGCCACCCTAGCATgtgtaaacaaaacgaacaaaaaTGTCAAACGCAACAAGTCAACAAGGGCAACCAAGAGAATTTCACACATGCCTAGCAGACCAGATCTTTCCGCAGTCACCTCAGAATTGAGGAAGGACAAAGCAAAGAGCtgcacagtaatgtga